The Arthrobacter oryzae DNA window TCGGCTATGCCGCCGCGTGGGGCATCGAAGGCAGGATCCTCTCCCGCACCGAGTGCAAGGAGCTCTACCCCCTCTTGAACGAGGAAGACATCCTTGGCGGCCTCCACGTTCCCAGCGACGGCCTGGCACGTGCCGCCCGCGCCGTCCAGCTGCTGATCAAGCGCACGGAAGCCGCAGGCGTCAAGTACTTGGGCAACACGACGGTGACGGGCATCGAACAGTCGGACCACCGGGTCACCGGCGTCCAGACGGCCGAAGGCACCATCCCCGCCGACATCGTGGTCTCCTGTGCCGGTTTCTGGGGCGCCAAGATCGGCGAGATGATCGGGATGTCCGTCCCGCTCCTGCCGTTGGCCCACCAGTACGTGAAGACCACTCCGGTGCCGGCGCAGAAGGGACGCAACGAACTGAACGATGCTTCCCTGCCGATCCTGCGGCACCAGGACCAAGACCTCTACTACCGCGAGCACGGCGACCGCTACGGCATTGGTTCCTACGCGCACCGCCCCATGCCCGTGGACCTTGATGAACTGGGGTCTTACGACCCCAACAGCATCACTGAACACAACATGCCCTCGCGTCTCGATTTCACCCTGGACGACTTCCTGCCGGCATGGGAGGCCACCAAGCAGCTGCTGCCGGCCCTGCACGAAAGCGAAATTGAGGACGGTTTCAACGGCATCTTCTCCTTCACTCCCGACGGCGGACCCCTGGTGGGCGAGTCCAAGGAACTCGATGGCTTCTTCGTGGCCGAAGCCGTCTGGGTCACCCACTCGGCCGGCGTGGCCCGTGCCGTCGCCGAACTCCTGACCACGGGGAGGTCGCAGATCGACCTCGGAGAATGCGACATCCACCGCTTCGAAGAAGTCCAGCTGACCCCCGAATACGTCAGCGAAACGTCCCAGCAAAACTTCGTGGAAATCTACGACGTCCTGCACCCGCTGCAGCCCAAGCTCTCGCCGAGGAACCTGCGCGTCAGCCCCTTCCACGCCCGCCACAAGCAGCTGGGCGGTTTCTTCCTGGAGGGCGGCGGGTGGGAGCGCCCCTACTGGTTCGAAGCCAACGCGGATCTCCTCAAAGAGATGCCGGCGGAATGGCAGCCCCCGGCACGCGACGCCTGGTCCGGGATGTTCAGCTCGCCCATCGCCGCCGCCGAAGCCTGGAAGACCCGCACCGCGGTGGCCATGTACGACATGACGCCACTCAAGCGCCTTGAGGTATCCGGCCCCGGCGCCCTCAAGCTGCTGCAGGAGCTGACAACCGCGGACATGTCCAAGAAGCCCGGAGCCGTCACCTACACCCTCCTGCTGGACCATGCCGGCGGCATTCGCAGCGACATCACGGTGGCGCGGCTGAGCGAAGACACCTTCCAGCTCGGCGCCAACGGAAACATCGACACCGCCTACTTTGAGCGGGCCGCACGGCACCAGACGGAAAATGGCAGCGCCAGCGACTGGGTCCAGGTGCGCGACACCACCGGCGGGACATGCTGCATCGGCCTCTGGGGACCACTGGCACGCGACCTTATCAGCACCGTCAGCAGCGACGACTTCTCCAACGACGGCCTGCGCTATTTCCGGGCCAAGAAGGTCGTCATCGGCGGCGTCACCGTCACCGCTATGCGGCTGTCCTACGTCGGTGAGCTGGGCTGGGAACTGTACACCAGCGCAGACAACGGCCAGCGCCTGTGGGACGCACTGTGGAAGGCAGGTCAGCCGTTCGGCGTGATCGCCGCAGGCCGCGCCGCATTCAGCTCACTGCGCCTGGAAAAGGGCTACCGCTCATGGGGCACCGACATGACCACGGAGCACGACCCGTTGGAAGCGGGACTTGGTTTCGCCGTGAAGATGGCCAAGGAAAACTTCGTCGGCAAGGAAGCACTGGAAGGCCGGACCGAGGAGAATGCCGCTCGCCGGCTGCGCTGCATCACAGTCGACGACGGTCGCAGCATCGTGCTGGGCAAGGAACCGGTGTTCTACAAGGACCAGGCGGTGGGCTATGTCACCAGCGCAGCCTACGGCTACACCGTTTCAAAGCCGATCGCCTACGCCTACCTGCCGAGTGAAGTCTCATTGGGTGATTCCGTGGAAATTGAGTACTTCGGCCGGCGTATCCAAGCCACCGTCACGGAGGATCCACTGTACGACCCCACCATGACCAGGCTTCGCGGCTGACATTCCGCAGGCCCCCAGCCAGGAACGGACCCATGATCAGTTCAGAAACAATTAGCGACTACCTCTCCAGGCTTGCCTCCCGCCAGCCCACTCCCGGCGGAGGTGCGGCTGCTGCCCTGCATGCCGCCCAGGGCGCCGCGCTCGTGGCCATGGTTGGCCGATACACTACCGGCGGCAAATTCGAGCAGCACGCCGCAACAGTGGAGCGAATCATCCAGGCCGCTGACGAGCTCGTAGATGAAGCCCTGCGCCTCGCCGACGCCGACGAGCGTGCTTTCCAGGGCGTCATCGATGCCTACAAGCTCGCTTCCGGGACGGACGAACTCAAAACCGCACGGGCAGCAGCCATTAGGGATGCCCTTGTTCAGGCAGCGCAGACTCCCGCACAGCTCATAAAAGTTGCCGGTGCCGTGGTGGACCTGGCCACCGAACTGTTCGACGTTGCCAACCCGAATGTCATCAGCGACGTCGCAGCTGCCGCCGATGCCGCCCGGGCAGCTGCGACCACAGCCCGCGTGAACATCGACATCAACGTGGTGGCCGTCAAGGACCCGGATGCACGCACGCTGCTGGCCCATCAAACAGACGGGCTCGAGGACAAAGTCGTCCTGGCAGCGGACTCCCTTGCGGCACGCGTACGCGAAAGGATCCTCAGTTGAGCATTGCAATGCTGTCCGGCAAGCCGCTCGCCGGCCTCATCCAGGAGAGGGCCACGGACGCGGCCCGGGCACTCGAAAACGACGGCCTGCGCCCTACCCTGGCCGTAGTCGTTGCAACGGACGACGAGTCCACGCTCTGGTACGTCCGGTCGATCGAGCGGGCAGCAGAACGTGCTGGTGTCGGCTGCAGAATCATCGACCTGGGACACGACGCTACAGAGCAAGTCCTCGCCAGCGTACTGACGGACCTGAGCGCGGCACCGGCAATCAATGGCATCATCCTGCAGACCCCGCTGCCTCCCAATGTACGGACGGATGAGCTGGTGGGTCACATCGCCCCGGAGAAGGACATCGACGGAGCCAATCCGTTGAGCCTTGGCCGGCTGGCAGTGGGTCAGCCTGCCTTCGCTCCCGCTACGGCCCGCGCTGTCGTCGAAATCCTTGACCACTACGATATCCCGGTGTCGGGCCGGAACGTTGTCGTGGTGGGCCGGTCCGCCGTCGTCGGAAAGCCGCTCTCCCTTCTGCTTCTGGAAAGGGACGCCGCCGTTACCGTCTGCCATTCGAGGTCGGGCCCGTTGGAGAAGTACACCCGTGCTGCCGACATCGTGGTTGTCGCTGCCGGGCGGACCGGCCTGCTGACCGGCAGCCAGGTGTCACCTGGAGCGGTGGTAGTCGACGTCGGCACAAACGTCCTTGCGGACGGTTCCCTGGTGGGAGATGTGGACGCGGACAGCGTCCGCGGAATTGCAGCGGCCCTGACTCCGGTCCCGGGTGGCGTCGGGTCAGTGACCACAGCCTTGCTAATCCTGCACACTGCAGAGGCCGCGCGTGAACAGTCAGTGGCCGGCCGGTTGCCCGTGGCCTAGAGGACGGCCCGGATCAGGTTCTCAAATTCGGTGACGTGCCTGGAGGTCAGCCGGGCGGCTGCCTCCGGGTCGCCGTCCGCGATGATTTCAAGCAATTCGATGTGCTGCGCAATGTGTTCTGAGACCGGAGGCAGCTTTTCCAGGACGAGGCTCCAGATCCGGGTCGCCAGGTTGTCGTAGCGAATCAGGACATCCTCCAGGTGCCGGCTACCCGCCGCCCGGTAAATCGCCCGGTGAACCCGCATATCCAACCGCATGAGATCCCGTTGCGCCAGCCGGCCGGCCAGGAGTTGCTCCACTTCCCGGGCGAACTCCCTCAATTCCTGCTTCATCCGGGGCGAAGCCACCCGGGCGGCACGCGCTGATGCAGCAGGTTCCAGGAGCTGCCGTATCTCGGAAATCTCGGCCAGGTCCGTAATATCCACGCTGGAGGCAAACGTCCCCCGGCGGGGGTAGGCCACCACCAAATGGTCACTCTCAAGACGCTTCATGGCTTCCCGGATGGGCGTCCTGCCCACTCCGAGCCGTCGGGAAAGGGACTCGTCATTGAGCGGTTCCCCGGGTTTGATGTCGAGGACGATCAGTTCGTCGCACAGTACCCGATAGGCATAGTCGGCGTATGTCTCGTCGTCCTGGCGCTCGGGTACATCGGCATTCCCGGTTTCGACCGGTATCTCGGCGCTGCGTGTCACTTTCGGGTCCCTTCCGCTGCGTGCCGGAGCCTTGACGCGAACCGCTCCATGAACATACTATTCCTAGAACTGATATATCAGTAAATCGGAATAGGAATGTCAGCATTCTTTTCCAGCTGCGGACAACTGCCGCAACCGGCAGCCGGACGGTTGCCAATGAACGGAGAACCATGAACATGGAAGCTGCCGCACAAATGCGGTTGGAAGTTGTTCCCTCTGCCGATCTGCTCAGCCGGCTTCCGCTCATCTTCGAGGCACCAGGCACAGTAAGCGTCACGTGCCTTCCGCACCACGGGCCTGAGAAGACGGTAGCAACTTCGATCGAGCTTGTGCGGCGCGGCTACCGGCCGGTCCCCCACCTTGCCGCCCGCAGCATCGGCAGCCAAGCCGAACTGCACGCACTGCTGCAGCGCCTGATCGATGAGGGCATCAACGAACTGTTCCTCGTGGCAGGTGACCGCCGCACGCCTGCGGGCCCCTACTCCTGGAGCGGCGAACTCATGGAAGCGGTAAGGGCCTTCGCCCCGGAACTGTCTGTCGGTGTCGCCGGATACCCGGAAGGCCACCCGCAGTTCAGCGCGGAGCAGCTGAGGAACAGCCTGGAGGCCAAGGCGCCCATGGCCACCTCCCTGGTAACGCAGATGTGCTTCTCCGCCGACGCCATCAGCCAATATCTTGGGGCACTCCGCCGCAGCGGGGTCCGGCTCCCCGTATGGGTCGGTGTCCCCGGTCCGGTCTCCGTGAAGAAACTGCTCGCGATGGGCGCTCGCTTGGGAGTGGGCCGATCACTCAAACTGGCGCGCGGAACGGGCATGGCCGGAGCCCTCTGGCGACGCGCCGACGTTCTGGATTTTGACAGCGCCCGCCTCATCCGGGAAGTGCAGCAAAAACTGGCAAACGACCCCTTGTTTGCGGGATTCCACGTCTACACCTTCAACGACTTCGACCGGCTGCCGGGACTTCTGGACAGCCTTCCCCTGCTGGAGCCTCGCTCCACACCCGGCATCAACCGCCCGCAGGCTCTATCTCCTGCCAAGATCTGAAGGGAAGATCGCATGGCCTCCAAAGCCCCCCGCGAGAATATCGATGAGTCAAAGCTGACCCTGTCGAAGCCGAAAACGACTGCCGTCGGCCTTCCGGCTGTTGCAAACGCGTTGAAAATTTCTCTTGAGCAAATGGGCCCGCTGCGCAGCATCCAGACACTCCTGGCAGTCAACCAGGTTGACGGCTTTGACTGCATGGGCTGCGCCTGGCCTGAGCACGAAAAGCGCAATGCTGCCGAATTCTGCGAAAACGGCGCCAAGGCGGTGGCCGAAGAAGGCACGCGCCGCCGCGTCACGCCTGAATTCTTCGCGAAGCACTCCATTGCGGACCTCAAAACGCGGGACGACTACTGGCTGGGCCAGCAGGGCCGGCTGACGCATCCGATGCTCCTCGAAGAAGGCGCAACCCACTACAAGCCCATCGAATGGGGCGACGCTTATGAGCTCATCGCCCAAGAGATCAGGGACATGGAGCACCCCGACCAGTCGGTCTTCTACACATCCGGTCGGACATCGAACGAGGCAGCCTTCGCCTACCAGCTCCTCGTTCGGGGCATCGGGACGAACAACCTGCCCGACTGCTCCAACATGTGCCACGAATCGTCCGGCTCAGCCCTGGTCGAAACGATCGGCATCGGCAAAGGCTCCGTCAGCCTCACGGACCTGGAGACGGCGTCGCTGATTTTCGTGGCGGGCCAGAATCCCGGCACCAACCACCCGCGCATGCTCAGCGCGCTGGAGAAGGCGAAGAAGAACGGCGCTGTCATCATCTCCGTGAACCCGCTTCCCGAGGCCGGGCTTCTGCGGTTCGAGAATCCGCAGAACATTTCCGGCATGGTGGTGGGCACACAGCTGACTGACGACTTCCTCCAAATCCGCGCCGGCGGCGATCAGGCCCTCTTCCAGGGGCTCGGCAAGTACCTTCTCGAAGCCGAAGCGCAAGGGCGCAAGACCCCCGGCCTCCCCACCGTGCTGGACCATGAGTTCATCAAGGACCACACTGTTGGCATCGACGAATACCTGCGGTACCTCGAAAAGGCCGAATGGGACGACATCGTCGAAGCCACCGGACTGACGCTGGAACAGATCAAGTCCACTGGCGAGCGCCTGCTGGCCTCGAGCGCCACCATCGTCTGCTGGGCCATGGGCCTGACCCAGCACAAGCACTCGGTTCCCACCCTCCGCGACGTGGTCAACGTTCTGCTTCTCCAAGGCAACATCGGCAAGCCCGGAGCCGGTGTCTGCCCCGTCCGCGGCCACTCCAACGTCCAGGGCGACCGGACCATGGGCATTTTCGAGAAGATGCCGGAGAGCTTCCACGACCGGCTTGATCACGAGTTCCAGTTCCTGTCCCCCAGGGCGCATGGCTTCGACACCGTGGCCGCCATCCGCGCCATGCGGGACGGCAAGGTCCGCGTCTTCATCGGCATGGGCGGAAACTTCGTGCGGGCGGCACCGGATTCCGAGGTCACGGAACAGGCGCTGGCCAACACCCGCCTGACGGTGCAGATCTCTACGAAACTTAACCATTCCCACGTATCGACGGGTCGTCGTGCGCTGATTCTTCCGACGCTCGGACGCACCGAGAAGGACACCCAGCGCACCGGCGACCAGAGGGTAACCGTGGAGGACTCCATGAGCGCAGTCCATGCCTCCCGCGGACGCCTGAAGCCCGCCAGCGAGCACCTGCACTCCGAGGTGGCCATTGTGTGCAACATCGCCCACAAAATCTTCACCGGCAGCGACAACCTCCCGCTGCCCAATACCCCCAAAGCCGACTGGCCCGCCATGAAGGACGACTACTCCATCATCCGGAAACATATCGAAGCGGTCCTCAGCGGCTTTGAGAACTTCGAGGAGCGGATCCAGAACCCTGGCGGGTTCGTCCTTCCCCACCCACCCCGGGACGCCAGGAAGTTCGATACTGCTTCGGGCAAGGCCCGCTTCACAGGCAACGAACTGGAATTCATCAGGGTCCCTGCGGGTCGGCTGGTCCTTCAGACCTTGCGCTCCCATGACCAGTACAACACCACCATCTACGGCAAGGATGATCGCTACCGCGGCATCCACGGCGGGCGCCGCGTAGTCATGGTCAACGCGGACGACATTACTGAGCTGGGATTTGCTCACGGCGAGATGGTCCACCTCATCTCTGAATTCCAGGGGACCGAACGGCGGGCCGAAAACTTCCGCATCGTGTCCTACTCGACGCCCAAGGGTTGCGCGGCGGCCTACTACCCCGAAACCAACGTCCTCGTGCCGCTTGATTCCGTCGCCGACACCAGCGGCACGCCGACGTCAAAGTCGGTTATTGTCCGGCTGGAACGGGCCCACGCGTGAGCGCCGCCCTGACGACTGAAGCGACGGTTGCCAAAGGAGTGGACGGAACCAGGATCGAACGGGCTGTGGACTCTATTCCACCTGCGAACATCACCTGGTGCGGTGGACTGCGCCTGCCGGCAGCCCGCGCCGAGGCGCTGAGCCTGATTCCGGGCCGCTAAGAAATCTCTGGACACAGTCTCCCCGCTGCCATACGATGTAACTGATATATCTTTACTGATCGATAAAAAATATCAGTACACCACAGACACGATCAACGGAGAAACAATGTCTGATATCACTCAAGCCCAGGCCGTAGCCTCCGCGGGCGCGGCCGCCCAGAGCTGAACAGAACCGGGATGCCGCGCCCGCTGGCACGGCATCCCGGTGACAGCCTCCGTCCTCACAAAGGATGAGCTGTCCCGTTCCCGTGAATGGTGCTTCGGTGGCCTGACACCTGGGGAGGTATCCTCATCGAAGCACCGCTCTCGGGCAACGGGGCAGCAC harbors:
- a CDS encoding GntR family transcriptional regulator; this translates as MPVETGNADVPERQDDETYADYAYRVLCDELIVLDIKPGEPLNDESLSRRLGVGRTPIREAMKRLESDHLVVAYPRRGTFASSVDITDLAEISEIRQLLEPAASARAARVASPRMKQELREFAREVEQLLAGRLAQRDLMRLDMRVHRAIYRAAGSRHLEDVLIRYDNLATRIWSLVLEKLPPVSEHIAQHIELLEIIADGDPEAAARLTSRHVTEFENLIRAVL
- a CDS encoding methylenetetrahydrofolate reductase, which produces MNMEAAAQMRLEVVPSADLLSRLPLIFEAPGTVSVTCLPHHGPEKTVATSIELVRRGYRPVPHLAARSIGSQAELHALLQRLIDEGINELFLVAGDRRTPAGPYSWSGELMEAVRAFAPELSVGVAGYPEGHPQFSAEQLRNSLEAKAPMATSLVTQMCFSADAISQYLGALRRSGVRLPVWVGVPGPVSVKKLLAMGARLGVGRSLKLARGTGMAGALWRRADVLDFDSARLIREVQQKLANDPLFAGFHVYTFNDFDRLPGLLDSLPLLEPRSTPGINRPQALSPAKI
- a CDS encoding GcvT family protein, coding for MASTPRIVIIGAGIVGTNLADELVTRGWNNITVLDQGPLNMPGGSTSHAPGLVFQTNPSKTMATFAKYTVEKLLSLTEDGVSCFNQVGGLEVATTETRLADLKRKLGYAAAWGIEGRILSRTECKELYPLLNEEDILGGLHVPSDGLARAARAVQLLIKRTEAAGVKYLGNTTVTGIEQSDHRVTGVQTAEGTIPADIVVSCAGFWGAKIGEMIGMSVPLLPLAHQYVKTTPVPAQKGRNELNDASLPILRHQDQDLYYREHGDRYGIGSYAHRPMPVDLDELGSYDPNSITEHNMPSRLDFTLDDFLPAWEATKQLLPALHESEIEDGFNGIFSFTPDGGPLVGESKELDGFFVAEAVWVTHSAGVARAVAELLTTGRSQIDLGECDIHRFEEVQLTPEYVSETSQQNFVEIYDVLHPLQPKLSPRNLRVSPFHARHKQLGGFFLEGGGWERPYWFEANADLLKEMPAEWQPPARDAWSGMFSSPIAAAEAWKTRTAVAMYDMTPLKRLEVSGPGALKLLQELTTADMSKKPGAVTYTLLLDHAGGIRSDITVARLSEDTFQLGANGNIDTAYFERAARHQTENGSASDWVQVRDTTGGTCCIGLWGPLARDLISTVSSDDFSNDGLRYFRAKKVVIGGVTVTAMRLSYVGELGWELYTSADNGQRLWDALWKAGQPFGVIAAGRAAFSSLRLEKGYRSWGTDMTTEHDPLEAGLGFAVKMAKENFVGKEALEGRTEENAARRLRCITVDDGRSIVLGKEPVFYKDQAVGYVTSAAYGYTVSKPIAYAYLPSEVSLGDSVEIEYFGRRIQATVTEDPLYDPTMTRLRG
- a CDS encoding bifunctional 5,10-methylenetetrahydrofolate dehydrogenase/5,10-methenyltetrahydrofolate cyclohydrolase; the encoded protein is MLSGKPLAGLIQERATDAARALENDGLRPTLAVVVATDDESTLWYVRSIERAAERAGVGCRIIDLGHDATEQVLASVLTDLSAAPAINGIILQTPLPPNVRTDELVGHIAPEKDIDGANPLSLGRLAVGQPAFAPATARAVVEILDHYDIPVSGRNVVVVGRSAVVGKPLSLLLLERDAAVTVCHSRSGPLEKYTRAADIVVVAAGRTGLLTGSQVSPGAVVVDVGTNVLADGSLVGDVDADSVRGIAAALTPVPGGVGSVTTALLILHTAEAAREQSVAGRLPVA
- a CDS encoding cyclodeaminase/cyclohydrolase family protein; this encodes MISSETISDYLSRLASRQPTPGGGAAAALHAAQGAALVAMVGRYTTGGKFEQHAATVERIIQAADELVDEALRLADADERAFQGVIDAYKLASGTDELKTARAAAIRDALVQAAQTPAQLIKVAGAVVDLATELFDVANPNVISDVAAAADAARAAATTARVNIDINVVAVKDPDARTLLAHQTDGLEDKVVLAADSLAARVRERILS
- a CDS encoding FdhF/YdeP family oxidoreductase gives rise to the protein MASKAPRENIDESKLTLSKPKTTAVGLPAVANALKISLEQMGPLRSIQTLLAVNQVDGFDCMGCAWPEHEKRNAAEFCENGAKAVAEEGTRRRVTPEFFAKHSIADLKTRDDYWLGQQGRLTHPMLLEEGATHYKPIEWGDAYELIAQEIRDMEHPDQSVFYTSGRTSNEAAFAYQLLVRGIGTNNLPDCSNMCHESSGSALVETIGIGKGSVSLTDLETASLIFVAGQNPGTNHPRMLSALEKAKKNGAVIISVNPLPEAGLLRFENPQNISGMVVGTQLTDDFLQIRAGGDQALFQGLGKYLLEAEAQGRKTPGLPTVLDHEFIKDHTVGIDEYLRYLEKAEWDDIVEATGLTLEQIKSTGERLLASSATIVCWAMGLTQHKHSVPTLRDVVNVLLLQGNIGKPGAGVCPVRGHSNVQGDRTMGIFEKMPESFHDRLDHEFQFLSPRAHGFDTVAAIRAMRDGKVRVFIGMGGNFVRAAPDSEVTEQALANTRLTVQISTKLNHSHVSTGRRALILPTLGRTEKDTQRTGDQRVTVEDSMSAVHASRGRLKPASEHLHSEVAIVCNIAHKIFTGSDNLPLPNTPKADWPAMKDDYSIIRKHIEAVLSGFENFEERIQNPGGFVLPHPPRDARKFDTASGKARFTGNELEFIRVPAGRLVLQTLRSHDQYNTTIYGKDDRYRGIHGGRRVVMVNADDITELGFAHGEMVHLISEFQGTERRAENFRIVSYSTPKGCAAAYYPETNVLVPLDSVADTSGTPTSKSVIVRLERAHA